GTGGGTATAACACACCTCCAGTACAATACACACACCACTTTTTGTTTTGAGTATAAAACCGGAATGTCCAGCTCCGTCCACTTTCATGAAGcaaccccccacccagccctcctctctgGTCCGGAAACAGAGCACAGCCAGACTCCGGAAGGCCCCGCAGGGTCCTCTCCAGCGGctacctcctccctccatccaaAAGGACATGCTCTTCTGACCTCTAACACTATAgtttagtgtttgtttgtttgtttttaaacagtgaaatttTAGTTTGGCTACTTTAAAAGTTTATGTATGTGAAATTTAAGTTTGTGTTTCTTTGCGTCTGGCTCCTTTATGTTTGGGAGATTCACCCGTGTGGCTGCGTGTCTAGTTTGCTCATTCTCACCTACACAGTCCTCTGTTGTGGGACTGTACCGCAACTTATCCATGCTACGTTTGAAAAgacttttgggttgtttctaatttGAGGCCATTATACATAAAGCTGCTAAAGACATTCTTGTGCATGCCATTGGGGTTTGGTGCCCCATGTGGCTTCCACGCTTCTGGTACAAGCCCTGGGTTTGCGTGTCTTTGACTCGCCTGGCGTGTTGGCGGTGAAAAGAAGCACCTGCATTTCAAATCCCGGGATGTTTGCCTTGTATGGCTGCACTGAGCATGTGTTAGGTTTACGTGGCTTTTAGCACCAAAAATAAAGCTCTGTAACTAGCTGAAGCTTCCTGAAGAGAAGTCCTATGTCTGGTTCATCGGGTTCCTCTTGGAACCCGATCATCCAAGTTGACACCAGATACCACAAACGTGTAGCAGACATTTGTCAAAGTGTGACTGACTGCTTCCTCGCGGTCTCCTACTTCTACCTTGGGGGAGTGGGGCAGCTGAGAGAATCGGACTGTCCTTTTGTACTGAGTTGCCTTTGCTCCTTGTGGAAGGTCGGTTAACAGTAtttgtgtgggtctgtttctgggctctctattctgttccatgatcTGTGTTCTCTATTCTTTAGCCAACACCACACTGTCTCGATTCCTGAAGCTTACACTAAGCCTTGAAGTTGGGTGGCATCAATCCTCTGATTTtgttcttcagtgttgtgttggctgtcctgggtttgtttgtttgggtttttttctcttttgccttttcataCACACTTTAAAATCAGTTTAATAGCCACAGAATAACTTGCTGgcattttgattgggattgcattgaatcgaTGGCTCCAGTTGGAAAGAGCTGACAGTttaacaatattgagttttcGTATCCATAAACATGGAATGTCTCTGTTTATGTAGACCTTTGAATTGTTTCACCAGAGCTGGTATGTGTTTTGTTAGGTTTATAACTTAAACAATGCAAATGGTACTGTTTTTAACTTTAAGTTGTAATTATTCATTGCTGTACATAGAAAACAATTGACTTATATATTAATCTAGTACTCTGAAAACTTGCTGTAATTGCTTTAGTTTTGGGAATTTTTCTCttgattctttgggattttctatagAGTAGATTACGTAATTTACAAATAGTTTTCTTCCTAATCtgtttaccttttatttccttttcttgtcttattgcattagctGGAAAATCCAATACAGTGTTGAAAAGGAGTAGTGAGAGGGAATGTCCTTGCTTTGTTGCTGCTCTTAGGGGAAAACCATCTATTTTCTCACAATTATGAATGATGTTATTTGTAGGTCTTTTGTAGatttctttatcaagttgagggaAACTATTCCTAGCTTGCTGAGTTTTTACTATGAATGAGTGCTGGGCTTTCAAAAATGCTGTtgctacatctattgatatgctcatgtcgtttttcttctttgccctgTTCATGTAATGGATTACATTAATTGGTTTTTTGAATGCTGAACTgtcttgcatacctggaataaaCTGCAATTGGTCttggtgtattttttattttttagctatattttattgattatgttattacaggtgtcccaatgtttccctttgccccccactccacccagcacccccactccctcaggcaatcctcccccccaactgttcatgtccatgggtcatgcatataaatgcTCTGGCTAGCcaatttcctatattgtactttacatccccgtgactattctgtaactacctatttgtacttcttaatctcctcacctcttcacccattcccccacagccccctgccATCTAGCAATCATCAAAACCCTGTCAACATCTATAACAGTCTATGCTCTAgtttgctaagtttgttttttagattcagttgttgatgggtatttattcccattttattgttcatagttttgatcttctttttcttaaataagtcctgtgtgggaagctctttatctgccctttgattctaaatgatagctttgctggggagagcaatcttggctgtagatctctgcttttcatgactctgaaccaatgtcttgccagtcccttctagcctgcagtttcttttgagaaatcagctgacagtctatgggaactcccctgtagataactaacttctttcctcttgctgcttttaagattctctctttaacctttggcattttaattatgatgtgtcttggagtgggcctctttgcatccatcttgtttgggattctctgtgtttcctggacttgtatggctagttccttcaccaaattagggaagttttctttcatcagtttttcaaatagatttccaatttcttgctctttctctttttctggcactcctgtgaagcaaatgttggaatgcttgaagttgtcccagaggctacttatgctatctttttttttttttccattcttttttcttttgttctgattagttttttttttttttttttttgcttccttatgttccaaatcattgatttgtttcttggtttcatccactctactgttgtttcccagtaaattgttatttcaattagtgtatccttcatttctgactagatcctTTTTATACTCTTAAGGTCCTCAccaaattccttgagcatcctttaaccaatgttttgaactctacatgatacattgcttatctccattttgtttagttctttttctggagctttgatctgttctttcatttgggccatgtttccttgtatCTTTGTTTTGGCAACTTCCCTGTAACTAACTTCTCCCTATTAACTAACTCCATGTGTTtgctatgactccctatcttggtagcttagcctaatgtagtaggtgtcctgtagggtccggtggcacagcctcccctatcacccaagctgaataCTCAAGGTGCACCAATTgcgtgggctgagtacatcctcctcttgtagttgagccttgattgcttgGCATATCAacagatttacccaggccagtcagctccaaggactggctgtgaccactgaccaccaatgtCCAGCCTCTGTGGAGGACTGGCTGTGCAGGAGCAGGacggtggtgctctgatgtggtctgtagctgtccactgggtgcacaggctctggggtttcccaggtggtgcaggccaaggtcagtccccacctatGTTCTGCTCTGAGCCACTCTGCATGAGCTGTTGTATAATTCCTTTTATACACCATTGGATTCTACTTGCGAATAGTTTAAACCTATGTTCACGAATGTTGGTCTAtacttttcttgtaatgtctttgtctggttttgatggTGGGGTAATGCTGGTCTAATAAAATGAGTTAGGATTAATATACCAGTCAATTGCTTTCCTATGTACAGCAATGAACtagaattcaaaattaaaaacaataccatttacacTAATACCCTTCAAAAATGCATTACTTAAGTAGACATcgaacaaaatatgtacaagatctcTGGTGAAAGAAATCTAAGACCTCATATTActctgcttctattttctggaagataCTGAATATTggtataattttttccttaaatgtttggtagaattcaccagtgaaccaTATGGGCCTGGTGCCTTTAGttattgattctctctctctctttctctgttagTTCTGCTAGAGCATTTTTCAAGGAATtgttccatttcatctagattacCAAATTTGTGGGGATAAGTTGCTCAtaacatttttatccttttaatgtccACAGGATTAGTAGTGATATggcccctttcatttctgattttatatctGCCTTTTTTATTGGTTAGCCTAAGTATATAAATTTTCTGAATCAcctttggttttgttgatttcctCTACAGaattcctgttttcaatttcattgctctaatttttctttcctttgcttacTTACATTGGATTTAACTTGTCCTTTTTCCTGGATTCCTAAGGCAGATTAGGAATTAATAATCTTAGTAagattattaattttagattttttttcttgttccaaTAGGAGCATTTAATGCTGAAACTTCCAAGACTGCTTTTGCTACATCTCACAAATTTTGGTAagctgttttttttcatttgctcaaAATATTTCTCAGgatttcttctttgacacatGTGTTATTTAGATATGTGTCTAATATCCAACCATCTTGGAACTTCCTagctttcttttgttcatttctagtttaattctacTGTGGTCTGAGCATACTTGGCATTTAAATTTCGTAATGTGTTTTATGGACTAGAATGTGGTCTATTTTGAGTGATCCATGTGAACTtgagaatgtgtattctgctgttatTACTTGATGTCAATTAGATGAAGCTCACTGATGGCACTCTTCAGTTCAACTGTCCGTACTGATTTGCTGCCTGCTGAACCTGTCAATCACTGATATCAACTATAGACTGTATTGCGTGCGCCACcgcaggtctccttccatcaccatgtatccccCAGCCCCTACACCTCTTTGATTAGTGTTACCATGAACTTTCTCTATCCCTTTGCTTTTAATGTGTCTCTATATTTAAAATGGGTTTCTTTAAACATATAGatggctgtttttaaaattccactgaaagtcttttttttttttttttttgaggggaagggaggaagagaggaacagaaacggtgattggttggttgcctctcctacttgccctgaccaagaaccgaacccacaacctaggcatgtgccctgactgggaatcaaactgtttaaactgtgacttttcagtttataggatgatgcAAAACCAGGCCAAGGCTGATGAGTCTACATAACTGACATTTCAAGTGATTACTGACATAGTTTAATATCTACTACATTTGTTACTACTTTCATTACCCTTGTGTTTTATCCCTATTTTTGCCTTCCACTCTTTTTttgggagggagatgggaggaaAGGCTAAGTATGAAAAGAAAGGTATGTGTGGATTTTGAGCATCCAGAGGCTAATGATAGTGGGCCATTGTATTTCTTTGGCTGCTTCCTTTTTGGAAAATTCCCTATTAAATGCATTCTTGTGAGCATTAAAGTACTGCTACAGAAGCTACTATAGAAGCTAAAACGTACCATCTTGTCTTTATTCCTTGGTGCCTAGAATGTGGAATGACGACCTGGGCCTGGACAAATGGGCGATCCAAAGCAGGCCTGTGTGTCTTCATCAAACGATGAAGCAATTAAAATGTATTCACAGAGGTGGGCTAGAGGTGTTGTCCTGCAGCCACTTAGAAACCTTTGCTTAAGGAAAGTAGATTCAGTCCTGTGGAAACCCTGCTTAAACCCGAGTTCAAATcctaacttaaatttttttttttttaaagattttactttttagaggggaagggagggagagaatcattgatcGGCCGCTTCTTGTATGTGGCCCATTCAGGgatggacctgcaacccaggcacgtgccccaaccaggagctgaactggtgacccttcgctTTGCAGCACGACACCCAAccgagccacagtggtcagggccaAGTCCTAGGTTCTGAAGAGAGGAAGGGCTGTAAATTCCTAAGAAACTAAATTCTTTTGTACTGCTGGGTGAGAAAAATCCTGTAGGAAAAATGCTGGCTCCCCAGACGCGATCTCAGGAAGCTGGAATCATCATGCACTGAACTTTCTATGCTAAGAAGAGTTATCAAGAGAGACCAGGAAATGCAACTTTGATTCAAGAACCATGAAATTTTGTCAAGCAAAAATAGTCTTTATTCAAATTTAATGGAAACAGGGGTCACTATACTTTGCAAGacggggaaaaataaaattaaaaaaaaattcttttcttttctttttttaatataaaacaatataatcaCAATACCAGAATATGGAACTCTATAGTTTATTTCCTATGGGTTACTGCAGGTATCAATTTTCCTTGACTGTGCTATTCACAACTTTGTTAAGTCCAAAAATATGAAACCAAAGTGGTAGGAAACTTAAGACTTAGCACTTTCACTAAATGGCGTACATCAAAGGGCATCAATTCAGGGGCAAAAATGGTTGAACTCACCATACCTACCTATGTCATCATTCCAGCCTTAAACCCATCCAGGTACTGAGCTCCCTGTAAGAAAGGCCAGGCCTGAAAGCCAAGGCATTTTGGATATTCTACTGTGGGCCATGAGGAAAAGGGGTTTTCAAAGAGAAGATTGTTTTCAGTCGAGCAGGAAGGCCTGGTGCCAGGAGGCTTTACAGAGAGGAAGCACTTAGATTTAACAATTGTAGACACACCATTGGGGGAGTTAAAAATGTACAGCAGTGACATATGTTCTACTTCAACCACTTGTGCTACGGCTACCGAACATGTACAAAACTTCTCGGGTAGTTCCAGCTGTGGTCGTAGCCAGTTAGGACCTTGAGTGGGATCTGGATCTAGACTGGGAAGGTGATCTGGACGCAGACCTGGATCTAGACTTGGACCGAGACTGGGTTTTTGAAGCCGACTTTGATCTGGAGCGTGATTCTGATGGAAGGTTTGGTTTGGATTTAGAATTGGACCTTGACCGGGACCGGGTCTCCTGATTGGTGCCAGCATCCTCACCTTCCCCTCGGCCTTCCTTCTGGCCGGACTCGGGCTTGGCACGGTCCCGCTCCTTCGACCCCGAGCGGGACCGTGATCTGGACTGGGAGCGGTCGgcgtcttccttcttcttcttctcgcTGCTGCCCGACTTGCTGTCTCGCTTGCTGCTGTGCTTTCTGCTCCTCTTGCTCTTGCTGCGGCTGCGGCTCCGACTGCGGCTGCGGCTCTCCTCCCGGCTTCTCTTCCGCCCCTTCCTCTTGTCCTTGCTTTTGCTGCGACTCCGGCTGCGGCTCCTGCTGCCTCccttgctcctgctcctgctcttgCGGAGGCCTTTCTCCTGACTCCGGCTCTTCTCcttgctcttgctcttgctcctgctcctgctgccccGCTTCTCCTCCTCCGCTCTCCTCTCCTGACTCCGACTCCTGCTTTTACTCTTGCTTTTATGTCGACTGGGACTCCTGCTCTTGGACTTCCcggtgttgttgttgttctgaacCTTCTCTTCAACTTGGTCTTTACTCTTGCTGCGGCGCTTGTCCAcactgcggctgcggctgcgacTCTTGTCATCCTTGCTGGGGCTGcggcttttctctttcttgctgcgGCTGCGACTCTTGCTGCGGCTGCGGCTCTTGCTCCGGGAATGGGAGCCCGACCTGAGAAGACACAGTGATGTCGAATTCACACGCAACTTCACACTCGATGCCAATCGTCAGATGCAAAGGCCAAGGGAACATGGAGCTATGCCCCACAATATAATCCACGGCCCAGCCAGTAACTGCTTTCTAAAcccccaggattccagtgcagaGCTGGAGAAACTGGGTGAGGTAAGACTAGTGGTCACATGATTAAAGTCAACGTGGCAAATGGTGTGGATGTTTCCTGCTCACCCCCTCCACTTACACCAAGGAAGACCCACCTGGACCGAGATCGACTCTTAGAATGACTGCTTTTGCTGCTGCCACTCCGGCTTCTGCTCTTACGAGAATGTCTGCTGCGAGAGCGGGACCTgcaggaagaaaacatttcttaaaaaaaaaaaaaaaaacttgccgACAAAAGTGGAGCTGAATGGAGTCCACTCAGACAGTTTTTCAGTAAGAAAACACGTGTAGCACCGACTGTCCAGACATGAAGTTGAGAGAAACCTTTTTCCTGTGCTCTGGGCCCACAGATCTAGTTGCTCACAAACATGCCCCCTGCATGGCTTCCGCAAAACTCTTAGCAACTCTAATAATAATGTACTTTCCCCCAGACCCACAATGCtgggctccttccttccttccacggATGCCGCTGTTTCTTACCCCTTCCTCACACCAGCCACCTGACTCTCCCCCTCATCTCCTCATATACTGGTCATTCAGCCTCTTCTCCAGTCTACCCGCCTCTGCTCTCTACACACCTCATCTACGCAACTCACTGTGACCAGGCACagccattttaaaaatacactccAAGCTTTAAAAAACATCTGTAATAAGCTGAAACTATGGACTCTTATTATTGCCTACCAAAAGCAACAAGGGATCCAGGTATAAGGCAGGACAtgaacgaaaaaaaaaaaaataaaataaaataagggccCAGAAGATCTCATCACAGCAGGAAGGGGAAAACTTCCACAGGTCCCTGGGAACCGTCATCTATGAAAGGACTCTCGCCCACAATGTTGAACCTGCATCTTATTTACTCCTGTTTAGATCTAACTTTCAGATTACAGGTACTTCAGGAGATAAAGTTCAAATTCAGTGACACcaagaggaaacaaacaaattcaGAATGGGAGATAGTGCTTAAAAAACCCCCAAGGAAAGTAAGTGTCACAGGGGCAAGGGGGAAGGAGGACTGCTTCAGACTGAAGGGACCTCCCAACCCCTTGCAACCCATGtctggactggactggactggactggaccttggtcagaaaacacacacacacacacacacacacacgcgcgcgcacacgcaCAGCTACGAAGACATCCCTGGAAGAACTGGGGAAACTGGAACACGGCCTGGACACGGCATAACTTGACAGCGTCACTATGAATGTTCTCAGGTTAGAAAACAAATGTGACTATTCTCCTTGGAGACATGCCGAGGTGCTGTGGAGCGGAGTGTCATGATTTATACAACTTCTCTTCAAACACTGCAACAAAACCAATGTATAGGGTGCgtgtataaatacacacaaacacacttctgTCATGTATGAACTGTACATACATACAGAGTGGGAGATGAGAGAAGACGACAAAATGCTAACAGCTGCGGAAGCCAGAAGGAAGTATAGGGATGTTTTGTAAACGATTCTTTCACCTTTGAAAATAATCGCAATAAAAAGTAAGTTTGAGAAATATTCAGTAAAGCCTATTtacacaaaaaccaaaccaaaccaaaaggtACTGAAACAGGAGCCAACTTGAAGGGTGCCAATGACAAAAAAAGGGAACAATTTGAGCATAAAAACGATGACTGCAGTAAATGAAACATTAAATGTATAAACACCCAAGAATTCATTCAAAATGATACTAAACTACCACCCTCATCACCTTTGGGGTTTGCTAGGGCACATTTAATATTC
This Phyllostomus discolor isolate MPI-MPIP mPhyDis1 chromosome 5, mPhyDis1.pri.v3, whole genome shotgun sequence DNA region includes the following protein-coding sequences:
- the SRSF4 gene encoding serine/arginine-rich splicing factor 4; amino-acid sequence: MPRVYIGRLSYQARERDVERFFKGYGKILEVDLKNGYGFVEFDDLRDADDAVYELNGKDLCGERVIVEHARGPRRDGSYGSGRSGYGYRRSGRDKYGPPTRTEYRLIVENLSSRCSWQDLKDYMRQAGEVTYADAHKGRKNEGVIEFVSYSDMKRALEKLDGTEVNGRKIRLVEDKPGSRRRRSYSRSRSHSRSRSRSRHSRKSRSRSGSSKSSHSKSRSRSRSGSHSRSKSRSRSKSRSRSKKEKSRSPSKDDKSRSRSRSVDKRRSKSKDQVEEKVQNNNNTGKSKSRSPSRHKSKSKSRSRSQERRAEEEKRGSRSRSKSKSKEKSRSQEKGLRKSRSRSKGGSRSRSRSRSKSKDKRKGRKRSREESRSRSRSRSRSKSKRSRKHSSKRDSKSGSSEKKKKEDADRSQSRSRSRSGSKERDRAKPESGQKEGRGEGEDAGTNQETRSRSRSNSKSKPNLPSESRSRSKSASKTQSRSKSRSRSASRSPSQSRSRSHSRS